One part of the Atribacteraceae bacterium genome encodes these proteins:
- the mtnA gene encoding S-methyl-5-thioribose-1-phosphate isomerase: MLKPIYWKGDSLEYLDQTRLPLETIYRRTSDYRVIAGAIRSLAIRGAPLIGVSAAYGLCLGAMALLSSNERAFEGGLNEVDEVLRMTRPTAVNLFWALDRMRAVWSNRCHPPRDSHEIVARLVAEAQSIEEEDCRVNEAIARNGASLLYDGDTVLTHCNAGVLACSAWGTALGAITWAVLKEKKNIRVYADETRPLLQGARLTAFELFENGISATVICDNMAGYYMLEGVIDKAIVGADRIAANGDVANKIGTYTVAVLCRYHNIPFYVAAPLSTFDFTVESGAMIPIEQRDPREIVYWNGRRISPPGISVGNPAFDVTPGELITGIVTEKGIMTPPFSDAIQGLKFLRSELNGR, encoded by the coding sequence GTGCTCAAACCGATTTATTGGAAAGGGGATTCTCTGGAATATTTGGATCAGACCCGGTTACCGTTGGAAACAATCTATCGCCGGACGTCTGATTATCGGGTCATTGCCGGAGCAATCCGGTCGCTGGCAATCCGCGGTGCGCCTTTGATCGGAGTGAGCGCCGCCTACGGACTCTGCTTGGGTGCCATGGCACTACTATCCAGTAATGAAAGAGCCTTCGAGGGGGGGCTCAACGAGGTGGACGAGGTACTTCGGATGACCCGGCCAACGGCCGTGAATCTTTTCTGGGCCCTGGACCGGATGCGAGCTGTATGGTCGAACAGATGTCACCCACCGCGGGATAGTCACGAGATTGTCGCACGACTTGTCGCCGAAGCACAGTCAATTGAAGAGGAAGATTGCCGGGTGAATGAGGCGATTGCCCGGAACGGGGCTTCGTTACTCTATGACGGAGATACCGTGCTCACACATTGCAATGCGGGTGTGTTGGCCTGTTCGGCTTGGGGGACGGCGCTAGGGGCTATAACCTGGGCGGTCCTCAAAGAGAAGAAAAATATCCGGGTCTATGCCGACGAAACCAGACCTCTTCTGCAGGGAGCAAGGTTGACTGCTTTTGAATTATTTGAAAACGGGATATCGGCGACGGTGATCTGTGATAACATGGCCGGTTACTACATGTTGGAGGGGGTGATTGACAAAGCCATCGTGGGTGCGGACCGAATAGCCGCCAATGGTGATGTGGCGAATAAAATCGGAACCTATACAGTTGCCGTGCTTTGTCGCTATCATAACATACCCTTTTATGTTGCGGCACCCCTGTCGACCTTTGATTTTACTGTCGAAAGTGGAGCCATGATCCCCATCGAACAGCGTGATCCCAGGGAAATTGTCTACTGGAATGGCCGCCGGATATCACCACCCGGTATCTCGGTTGGAAACCCCGCTTTTGATGTGACTCCGGGTGAACTGATTACTGGAATTGTTACTGAGAAAGGGATCATGACCCCTCCGTTTTCGGATGCTATTCAGGGTTTAAAATTCCTTAGGAGCGAGTTGAACGGGAGGTGA
- a CDS encoding purine-nucleoside phosphorylase, with protein MENMLQKIAECSNFIRERIDSIPEIGIILGTGLGSLVDDVRAERVFPYEDLPHFPSSTVESHHGNFVFGELNGWPVAVMQGRFHHYEGYTMKEVTFPIRVMKALGIETLLISNAAGGMNRNMKRGDLMVISDHINLMHDNPLIGPNEPELGPRFPDMINAYDPHLREMAFQIGLELGIYLHQGVYAGLSGPNFETPAEYRFLIAVGADAVGMSTVPEVLVARHASLKVFAVSCITDIAIDGAIEAVSHDIVIQAAREAEPKMTALFRTMVGRLAH; from the coding sequence ATGGAGAATATGCTTCAAAAAATCGCAGAATGTTCAAATTTCATCAGAGAAAGGATCGATTCTATCCCTGAGATCGGCATCATCCTGGGAACCGGGCTGGGTTCGCTGGTCGATGATGTTCGTGCTGAGCGGGTTTTTCCCTATGAGGATCTGCCCCACTTTCCAAGCTCAACCGTCGAGAGCCACCACGGTAACTTCGTTTTCGGCGAGTTGAATGGATGGCCTGTTGCGGTTATGCAGGGGCGCTTTCACCATTATGAAGGGTATACGATGAAAGAAGTCACCTTTCCGATAAGGGTCATGAAAGCCCTGGGTATTGAAACTCTTTTGATCAGCAATGCCGCCGGGGGGATGAACCGGAATATGAAGCGGGGCGACTTGATGGTGATCAGTGATCATATCAATCTGATGCACGACAATCCTCTGATCGGTCCGAATGAACCGGAGTTGGGTCCCCGGTTTCCAGATATGATAAACGCTTATGATCCACACTTGCGGGAAATGGCCTTCCAGATTGGACTCGAACTGGGGATCTATCTCCATCAGGGCGTCTATGCCGGCTTGTCCGGTCCTAATTTTGAAACACCCGCCGAATATCGCTTTCTCATTGCCGTCGGTGCTGATGCGGTCGGCATGTCAACCGTGCCGGAGGTTCTGGTCGCCAGGCATGCCTCGCTCAAGGTGTTTGCTGTTTCCTGCATAACGGATATAGCCATTGATGGAGCCATCGAAGCGGTCAGCCATGATATAGTGATTCAGGCAGCCCGGGAAGCTGAGCCGAAGATGACTGCCCTGTTCCGGACTATGGTTGGACGATTGGCTCATTGA
- the xerD gene encoding site-specific tyrosine recombinase XerD, with protein sequence MSRQAETWEARSQSYLDYLFWERRLSENTLLAYGRDIVVFIDFLKDRNILNPDDLTLPVLDEYLHKEYRKGLNPASLARRISSLRTFFLYLINQGLLEENIARLLDLPRIRRNLPEVLSTEEVERILASCDRKRPNGIRDLAILELLYSSGLRVSEVIAIEHSHIDMENGMLRLWGKGFKERIVPFGEEAKKALSDYRIESRPILAGRKTVKAFFLNSSGRPLTRQGIWGLVKKYARLSGIEKTVTPHVFRHTFATHLLENGADLRIVQEFLGHSDISTTQIYTHVSRTILRETYHRVFPRK encoded by the coding sequence ATGTCCAGGCAAGCGGAAACCTGGGAAGCAAGGAGTCAGTCGTACCTGGATTATTTATTCTGGGAGAGGCGCCTTTCCGAGAATACCTTGCTTGCCTACGGACGAGATATTGTTGTTTTCATCGATTTCCTGAAAGACCGTAATATCCTGAATCCAGATGATTTGACTCTTCCTGTCCTTGATGAATATCTGCACAAGGAATATCGAAAAGGATTGAATCCTGCTTCATTGGCCCGCCGAATCTCGTCTTTACGAACTTTTTTCTTATACCTGATCAATCAGGGTCTTCTGGAAGAAAATATCGCTCGCTTGCTTGATTTGCCGCGTATTCGACGGAATTTACCTGAGGTACTATCCACTGAAGAAGTGGAAAGAATACTTGCATCGTGTGATCGCAAAAGACCAAACGGCATCCGGGATCTCGCCATCCTCGAACTCCTGTATTCCAGCGGACTGCGGGTTAGTGAAGTGATAGCCATCGAGCATTCACATATCGACATGGAAAATGGTATGCTTCGCCTTTGGGGAAAAGGGTTTAAAGAGAGAATTGTCCCCTTCGGCGAAGAAGCGAAAAAGGCACTCTCGGACTACAGAATCGAGAGCCGGCCGATTCTGGCGGGCAGGAAAACAGTGAAAGCTTTTTTCCTGAACAGTTCTGGAAGGCCATTGACCCGCCAGGGCATATGGGGTCTGGTAAAGAAGTATGCCCGGTTGTCGGGGATCGAAAAAACCGTGACCCCCCATGTCTTCCGCCATACCTTCGCCACCCACCTCTTGGAAAATGGAGCGGATCTCAGGATTGTTCAGGAGTTCCTTGGACACAGCGATATTTCTACGACGCAAATCTATACTCATGTAAGCCGGACCATTCTCCGGGAAACCTATCATAGGGTTTTTCCCCGGAAATAA
- a CDS encoding DUF3048 domain-containing protein: MNKKSFINEKRVWTFAVSFSLALNILIIVLVSLYWLATRYVPPPEEEIVVIQLMEIPSLVAPVSPVAEEAVDIAELTPIEEVRAENILEIPQVETEISTKVEQQAEQVEIPKPPLDLPTAEMVVEQASPAGTKLSTAGERIDLPEDLSWQGVEAEATIRARVEEVGASTRLAQLAREGAQRIESTVGETLATGEIVPPPPQAEKRSPFTKRPIAIVMENAPQARPQSGLSQADIVYEIATEGGITRFLAIFASEVPERVGPVRSARPYFVMKAAENDAIFAHVGGSVEAYTMIREMRVNAIDEFKFFQAFWRTRDRQPPYNLYTSIATLRNQAQSLGYNRPIRSVAFPLRTPEEDLGTPQARRLEIGFTGDYQVRFVYDPIQNIYRRYINGLPHIDAANGRQITCSTIIVQITEQVVKDAEGRLEIRFVGRGDGWAFLDGKAVRLTWEKRDLRDKTQFFLPDGRELKINPGKLWIQVVNTNTPVNFH, encoded by the coding sequence ATGAATAAAAAGTCGTTTATCAATGAGAAGAGAGTCTGGACCTTTGCTGTTTCTTTTTCCTTGGCTTTAAATATTCTGATTATTGTCTTGGTTTCTCTGTATTGGTTGGCTACACGATATGTTCCTCCCCCGGAAGAAGAGATAGTGGTCATACAGTTGATGGAAATTCCCTCTTTGGTGGCCCCGGTGTCGCCGGTTGCGGAAGAAGCCGTAGATATCGCTGAGCTGACTCCAATAGAAGAAGTCCGTGCGGAAAATATTTTGGAAATCCCGCAAGTCGAGACGGAGATCTCGACTAAAGTGGAACAGCAAGCGGAACAGGTGGAAATACCCAAGCCACCTCTTGATCTTCCAACGGCGGAAATGGTTGTTGAGCAGGCTTCGCCGGCGGGAACGAAATTGAGTACTGCCGGAGAGCGGATTGATCTCCCTGAGGATTTGAGTTGGCAAGGCGTCGAGGCTGAAGCGACGATCCGGGCCCGGGTGGAGGAGGTCGGAGCATCGACCAGGCTCGCTCAGTTAGCCCGGGAAGGAGCACAACGTATTGAGAGTACGGTGGGAGAAACACTGGCCACCGGTGAAATCGTGCCACCCCCTCCGCAAGCCGAAAAACGGTCTCCATTTACCAAGCGGCCGATTGCCATTGTCATGGAAAATGCGCCCCAGGCGCGGCCCCAATCCGGTCTTAGCCAGGCCGACATCGTCTACGAAATAGCTACGGAAGGAGGAATCACTCGCTTTTTGGCCATTTTTGCCAGTGAGGTTCCGGAACGGGTGGGGCCGGTCCGTAGCGCCCGGCCTTATTTTGTCATGAAAGCGGCCGAGAATGACGCGATTTTTGCCCATGTCGGTGGCAGCGTTGAAGCTTATACGATGATTCGGGAAATGAGAGTGAACGCGATCGATGAGTTTAAATTTTTCCAGGCTTTTTGGCGGACTCGGGATCGTCAGCCGCCGTATAATTTATATACTTCAATCGCGACCCTACGAAACCAGGCGCAGAGTCTCGGCTATAATAGGCCGATTCGCTCAGTCGCTTTTCCACTCCGGACGCCGGAAGAGGACTTAGGTACACCGCAGGCACGGCGGTTGGAAATTGGCTTCACCGGAGATTACCAGGTCCGCTTTGTCTACGATCCCATCCAGAACATCTATCGCCGGTATATTAACGGTTTACCGCACATCGATGCGGCTAATGGCAGGCAGATCACTTGTTCAACGATCATCGTCCAGATTACCGAGCAAGTAGTTAAAGATGCTGAGGGACGACTTGAGATCAGGTTCGTCGGCCGGGGTGATGGCTGGGCCTTTCTTGATGGGAAGGCGGTGCGTTTGACTTGGGAAAAACGCGATCTACGCGATAAAACCCAGTTTTTCCTGCCGGACGGACGGGAACTGAAGATCAATCCAGGTAAGCTCTGGATCCAAGTAGTCAATACCAATACCCCTGTCAATTTCCACTAA
- a CDS encoding biopolymer transporter ExbD, with protein sequence MTPLVDVVLQLVIFFLVTTTFVSVQTGAQVNLPSADFSRIEEAQTITVSITENNMIYVDGALIDAVELPSLVVVSLRNDPLATVVVEADRNVLHGKVISVMDILKKAGAEKLAVATQPTTSE encoded by the coding sequence ATGACGCCCCTCGTGGACGTCGTATTACAGCTCGTAATTTTTTTCCTGGTCACGACAACCTTTGTCAGCGTTCAAACCGGTGCTCAAGTGAATCTCCCTTCGGCTGATTTTTCGCGGATTGAAGAAGCGCAAACCATTACCGTTTCGATCACCGAAAATAACATGATCTATGTCGATGGCGCTCTGATCGATGCTGTCGAGCTTCCTTCGCTTGTTGTCGTGAGCCTGAGGAATGATCCTTTGGCCACTGTCGTTGTTGAAGCCGACCGAAACGTTCTCCATGGAAAAGTCATCAGCGTCATGGATATATTGAAGAAAGCCGGTGCGGAGAAGCTTGCCGTCGCCACCCAGCCGACGACAAGCGAATAG
- a CDS encoding MotA/TolQ/ExbB proton channel family protein, giving the protein MQIFAVLARGGYIMYPIVGCSVVFLAVFLERWYVLRFSKEKTKKYLRAVRRAIYQGDLQTVHDISQKNPSPASRVILAGLKRYINGTPREARDAMEIVALQEFPFYEKRLGVLVTIASVAPLLGLLGTVTGMIRAFDVIAAVGVGRPMEMAGGISEALITTAAGLSVAIPSVIAHYYLSSISESIVNDIEKTSTELMEAIEEASGLAETAGARTRFMNNEREETEEHVPVSANSSETKG; this is encoded by the coding sequence ATGCAGATTTTTGCTGTCTTAGCCAGAGGGGGATACATCATGTATCCCATTGTTGGCTGCTCTGTTGTTTTTCTGGCGGTTTTCCTGGAGCGCTGGTATGTGCTCCGTTTTTCCAAAGAGAAAACAAAGAAGTATCTCCGTGCAGTGCGGCGTGCGATCTACCAAGGAGACTTACAGACCGTCCACGATATTAGCCAAAAGAATCCCAGCCCCGCTTCCCGGGTCATTTTGGCTGGCTTGAAGCGCTACATCAACGGAACACCCCGAGAAGCCCGTGATGCCATGGAAATTGTCGCTCTCCAGGAATTTCCTTTTTATGAGAAGCGCTTAGGTGTTCTGGTCACCATAGCCAGCGTTGCGCCCCTGCTTGGCCTTCTGGGAACCGTTACCGGCATGATCAGGGCCTTTGATGTCATTGCCGCCGTGGGAGTGGGGAGACCGATGGAAATGGCGGGAGGTATTTCCGAAGCCTTGATCACCACAGCGGCGGGCTTGTCAGTCGCCATCCCTTCGGTTATCGCCCACTATTATCTTTCTAGCATATCTGAGTCGATTGTCAACGACATTGAAAAAACCAGCACCGAACTCATGGAAGCGATTGAAGAAGCTTCCGGTCTGGCGGAAACCGCTGGAGCACGGACAAGGTTCATGAACAATGAAAGGGAGGAAACAGAAGAACATGTTCCGGTTTCGGCGAACAGTTCGGAAACGAAAGGCTGA